Within Sorghum bicolor cultivar BTx623 chromosome 2, Sorghum_bicolor_NCBIv3, whole genome shotgun sequence, the genomic segment GAGGACTGTCCCTCAAAACCTCTCTGGTAAGAAAAGGTCTGCTTGGGATGAAATCTACGATGATGATTCCAGTTCCTCTGGTGGGGGCAGTTCACTACTCCATTCTAGTCTTAATTTGTCAAGAGATACATCTGCTACTGCTTTATTGCATGCTGCTACTTCTACAATAGCTGCTAATTCTTCTGAACTTGTCTCATACTTGGACTGTGACACTGTTAACCAGCTGCATGATGATTTGACATCTTAAGATGGTGGCATGAGCACAAACTGACATATCCTGTGCTGTCCATCATGGCTAAAGACATCTTAACTGTTCCTGTTTCTACAATATCTTCAGAATCTATGTTTAGTATGACTGGCAGGATCATCGAAGAGCGGCGGAGGAGGCTCAAGTCGGAGACAGTGGAGTGGCTAACATGCATCAAGGATTGGGAGTTGGCAGAGGCAAGGCTGCAACACAATGTTGAGGACAAGGAGCTTGAAGATGAATTTGAAAATATCTATCTTGATTAGTGCTCCAACTGTCAGGTGCCAAGGTAACTCCTTAGTGCTAACTAGTgcttctttgttcttcttttacaGTTGCTAACTAGTTCTAACTATGTTGTTCTTAATCAGGTGGACAGCTGGGATCCTGAGAGGCTGGGACTTGGAAGCAAGAAGCTTGAAGCTTGAAGGATTAGTGTAACAcctgattttaagaacaaaatcagatatgcaccatatgtgagttttagaagacaaacctcatatatagctacaaataaggggtaatatcaaaggacaacgcaaaaattatatagcgtacataataaatcagaaacaaccttaggcagcaaaccacggaatataactccaaactttgggtgttaacttcactctacaggatccaactgactggtggatcacaagcccaatacttctcctgatgtgtgggggagatagcaagagtgagtccaagacgaactccgcaagtataacaactagattgtatagattccacaatctcatgatcaatgtgacataaataatatagagcattaaacaataatcaatgagtttcttaacacaagattcatcacccttaatgtaagagtttccaaggccgctcgtgattgtgagcacggctagtataccagtttttaacactctgcagaggttgtacatctttacccatgagtcatgatttaccctctcgcctgaggtgatcagcctcgtaacccactaccaaggtcggtcggcagggatcactatgaagtctttcaaaggttcgtctaacaagttaggaccgcttggtttcgttagtcagtccgtgtgattctaccactcgcagggaatccacggtctgctatcccccatttgcgccacgcgggtaacctctaacaagctagaaaaattactcatacttgactaaaaccagagccattatagccctcatggttgcactttcatcccggttatcacttacgaataaatcctcaagttgctaaaaagtcattattatcatttgttgctttatatcaatctagtcacaagatcatggtcatagaattaaaacccaaatgctatacttgccttaatccaattgctcctgctggtcctgctgatcttacttgcttccaaggctctgatcttgatcaccgaaataATGCCCACTTACTAGGCTCGGTCACCAAacatcaacacacaagcaatcggagacaaacatacacgaagcaaacaagattacaattagaacagtacaccagcagtaaataaatttaaataaaagttttccaaaatcatctacacgctgctacgatcacatcaacgggaaattcacggaaaacggagttacgacgcgaaagttacgcttttaacgggatttcaacagcaGTTTACGaacttgtaattaactagggaatctaacagtggtgaatctagccaacaaaggtaccaacgcgaagcttatgaaattataaaactaacgcaacttgaacggatcgaatcggagctaaaacggagaagatatgaattttctaacattttctttagaaaagtaattaattaaatagggtcacaaaattaaaatgatACAAATTGTTAAACCAAGTTTACTAACACGCAGATCTCGTGATTactaatctaacgcaatttgaatgggtcaaaacagaattaagatgaatattttatgtgctaaacaaactcagtggcagttttgtaaatactcgaaaacgtattttgaatcaaaCCGTACTAAAATACGTCTTTAAATAGTGAAAGCGTATTCTCGAAAGACGCTTACGGACTACGGGTTAATTTGGCAAAAGCGcaaggactctttagcaaataCGATCGGCGAAGAGGTACGAGACGCTCCTGGCCGTCGGATTCGAAATCAGTGGCCCAGAAAAGATGGAAGGGGACAGAGGGGGTGCCGGTGGCCGGAGTTGAGggagggggcggcggcggccatggcctcCGGCGTGAAGCTCGTTGGAGCAGCCAGTTAGGGAGCTCTAGGCCTCGATTGGCCAAGACGAAGGCAtcgggagagagagggagcgaAGGCGGACTCGCCCCAGGGTATAGCGCGGCCAGAGAGGGCGGTCAACACGGCGGTCCGCGACGGGGACATGGCCGGCTCGtcggagctcgaaggaaacagACCTACAAGGCACCAAAAAGCTCGGGAAATGGACGATAAGAGAGCGGGGAAGATGGCGAGCTCACCTCGATAGACAAGAGCGAAGGAGAAGCAGTGGAGCACTGGTTCACTTGCTTGGTGGATCCGACGGCTCCGGCGGCGGTTTTTGCACGCGCGCGAGAGAGAATCGAGGCAGGGAGAAATTGAAATGAGAGCGGGGGAGAGACGGCACGGCTCGGGCGCATCCAAAGAGGGCGAGGCGCGGGGAGAACGTGGGGAAACGGGGAGCGGGATGCGCAGTTGCCCAAGAAGAGGGAGAGGGGCGGTTGCTGGAGGTGGGAGGAGGAGCTGACAgatgggccccacccgtcagccgctggagagagaggagaggggtGGGAAGGCGCTGGCGGGCTGGCTGGGCCTCGGCCCAGGAAGAGAAGGGGAGGCGCGGGGCAAGTGGGCCAAGCTGGCCGAAAAGAATGAAGGGGGGGAGAAAGTTTCCATTTTCTTTTCCAAATACATTTTTTTTAAACTCATTTTTCAAAAGAAATTTAAATTCTAAACTCTTTACAAAAAATTCCACACATCACATAAATAAatgctgcagcatgaatgcatcaaaaattttctaaacttatattgaattttaatttcccaaaaattatttctttttcctatattttatgagctcaaaataacaaattaaattatttttcacttatttccaaaagagcaaaatttagggtgttacaattagtTCACTAGTTCATCTACCTTAGTATTTACTTTCTCCTAGAACTTTGGGTCTGTGTTATGACAACTTTGGACTGTGAAACTGTGATGAATGATGTAAGAATAAGAACATTGAACTATTAGGGAGCTTGGCTGTACTCTTTTCCTacctagggttttatctcacaagagtgagttttacctaggtaggtttttaatgaggcagccATTGCACAAGCTCCCAAATTAATCATTTGATGTTAAATATTGTGTCTTTGTGTCCAATTTAGCTTTTACATACCTTGATTATTGCTTCTGGAATCAGATCATAAATATTTGCTTATTGTTTGTGTCAATTGTCAAATCAGTTTAGTGCCTGGCCTGGTACGAGCACTGGCGTGCCATCGTGCTTGGTGGCACGGCACGGCTGTTGTCTGATAGTGTCGTGCCTGGGCCGTTACTTCGGCACGCTAGCACTATCAGGCACGGCACGACGTGCCATCGTGCTTGTCGTGCCCGTGTCTGGCCATGCCCGTGCCTGGCCGTGCTCGTGTCATGCTATGCTGGGCCGTCCGTTTGGAAAACTATAATTcaagattggacaatatttatcaaatacaaataaaaatactactattcttattttataaaaaattttacaagtgATGAAGGATGGATGCTGAAACGAGAGAAATAGAGTTCGAGCATTCACTTCAAAAGCTAGGCATGTAGCTGCCTCGATGTTTGGCCAAATAAAAAAGTAATTTCCAAGCGGCCATTGCCTCTCACGACAgaagcaaggccttgtttagtttccaaaaaattccaagatttcccgtcacatcaaatcttgtaacacatacatgaaatattaaatgtagacaaaaacaaatactaattacacagtttacctgtaattcgcgagatgaatcttttgagtctagttagtccataattggacaatatttgtcacaaacaaacgaaagtgctacagtagccaaaaccaaatttttttccAAACTGAGCAAGGCCCAAGTGTATCGTTCTGACACATCTTCTGACCACTCAGCTCTATGTATCCTTCGAGCCTTGATGTCGacattatggccttgtttaggggCCGTTTAGTTCTccactcaaaaaattttcatctatctcattgaatctttggacatatgtatggaatattaaatgtagataaaaaataaactaattacacagtttagttgaaaatcatgagacgaatcttttaaacctagttactccatgattaactTTAAGTGCTAcattaacccacatgtgctaatgacagattaattatacttaatagatttgtcttgcagtttcctgatgagatatataatttgtttttttattagtttctaaaaacccctcccgacatccttctgacatatttgatgtgacacccaaaaatttttcatcttcaatctaaacagggccttagttcaaaaaaaatttttggattccgctatagtagcactttcgtttttatttgacaaatattgtctaatcataaactaactaggatcaaaagattcgtctcgtgatttacagataaactgtgtaattagtttttattttcgtctatatttaatactttatgtatgtgtcacaagattcgatgtgacgggaaatcttgaaaactttttggatttcggggtgaactaaacaagtcctatgGCTTTGTTTACATgcacccaaaaatccaaaactttacaagattccccatcacatcgaatcttgtggcacatgcatggaatattaaatatagataaaaaagataactaattgtacaatttatctgtaaatcacgagacgaatcttttaagcctagttactctatgattagacaatgtttgtcaaataaaaacaaaaatgctacagtgtcaaaatcaaaaaaaaaattggatacAAGGCCATGACGATGCGCGTGGATTTTAGCTTTGAGGTAAAGTGGCACCtgaagatttttttttcaacaTTATATATTTGTGGCTAGTCTATAATGGCATGTAGATCTTCATGCCATATTTTTTCCGAATCGAGGCCATCCCCATTTCAATCACCTAGCAACGGAAATATAACATTTTAGATTGTTCAGAAAGCAAAAAAAAGGAAACGCTAGAACGAGCTAGAGCACAAAACGAAAATATGCGAAGACATTGTCCTCCAATCTTCGCTTTGGGGGTCTCGTGATCATTCTCAATGTCATGGTCCACCTCCTGAATCAGCTTGGCAGTACGGGTCTTCTTACTTTAGTGAACAACTCCACAACAATCCTCAGCATAGCATTGACTCTGATCAACGTCCCGTTATCATCACCCATCATATAAACCTATCCAGaatctcaaaagagcacaagaatGGCATACGATTTTCACTGGGTTTTTGATTGGTTTCCCCTCAAAACAAGTCTTGTTTCGGGCATTTTAAATAGCCCAATAGATAGCAACAATTATAATAGCATAATGTCAAATATCAATCCATCcccgtttgacttttttaatatcaagtttgaccactcgtcttattcaaagttttgtacaaaatatcacttttttgttgtgtataggtttattaataaaaattcttcaagaatgacttaaatttgactatatttgtacAAATTTTTTGGGCTAATCTGATGGAGGGGTAACAATTCTCAATGTACAAATCAGATTAGCCCAAAAAAGTAATATTTGTACGAATTTGGGTCAAACTTGGGATAAAAAAAgttaaacgacttacaatttgggatggagggagtatatgagATCTGGTGGAAGATGACGAGAAATGAGACCCATAGATCATATTAGCCCAAACCAGATGATAAGGTATTAGCCAACTAACTATTATATATGAATCAAACAAAGACTTAATATCCAGCACCCCTAATAGTATATTCTACACTAGTTCACAATTttttagttttaaaaatttaTAAATTACTTACCTTCATTCCAAAGTATAAAACGTGTTGACTAAACTtatagcttttgctatgtaCCTAGATATATGTTATGTCATGTTTGTGTGTGTCTATATAGGAAATGGTATGGATTTAAAAAtgtcaaaatatcttataatttgagatagaGAAAATACAAGAAAAAAGAAGTACGCGCACTGTGCTTAATTGTTGATTCTCGTAAAAAAGACAATTTTGAACCAACAACAGGGGTAACCTCAGCAATTCGAACACAATCGATCCTTGGCTTTGAAGATACGATATTCTCCTGCACATGATGCCAAAAGGATTTATATTATACTAGTGTGCATGCGTATCTCGATGAAAATGATCGGGCATATTCGATAAGAGACCAAATCATTTTCAATTTCACATCTTTTCGCAAATATCGATACGATATTGTCGAAAATGAACACGACACCGATATTATGGTAATTTTCAAAATGTTAGTAGTTGATCAGAAAATATATTGATAACGATCGAAATTCATAAGAACAATAACCTCAAAATTAGTAAACACACCAAAACCATATAAAAGTCATATAACTCGACCTATCTCATATGacaataataaataaagttatAATTAACAAGACCATAAGCTAAAGGCACGGTTCACTTCATCTTTGATCTCAAACAAGCTAAACTCTAGAGTCTGTTAGTGTTTGTGGTCACCAGCTAGAGTCACCGATGTAGTATGTGATTGGCCGATTACATTCTTGTTTCTATATAGATAAAATACTTGTCATATATAGttcctttttaaaaaaatatgtctTATGTGCTTGTGTGTATAGATGGGATGGTTACTGGACCTAAAGTATATGTATTATATAGTCTGTAGGATTGAGGACATTTAAATCGGTAACTAACGATAATAAATTACCAGCTAAATACGCAGAATAGGACAAAATCATTttcatttttgtttttgttatttttatcgTATTCGTTTTTAGGCCTTTTTTAGTTCACCTGATATtcgaaaagttttcaagatttcctatcacatcgaatcttgcggcacatgcataaagcattaaatatagacaaaaacaaaaactaattacacagtttgtctgtaaatcgcgagacgaatcttttgatctagttaattcatgattgaacaatatttgtcaaataaaaacgaaaatgctatagtagtgaaatctgaaattttttcagaactaaacaagaccttatattTTCAGAAAAAAACTTGGAAACGATAAACTATCATTTTCGTTTTTCCCTACGTATCTCCTTCCGCGTCCCGAGGGTAGGGGAACGCCGGAACGCTATTCCTACCACGAAACCGGCACCACACCCGCCGCCTGCATTCGTCTGTCTcgtcgcctccgcctccgcctccgcctcccgtCCTCTCCTGGCATCGCGCCACCAGTCCTCTGAAGCATGTAATCTCTTCCTCGTCCTTCGACCTTACAGCCTCCTGATGTATTTGTTTGCATTGGTATATCCTCGCTTGTTCCTCCATTTCTTGACAATTTTCTCCATCGTTCAATGTTGCCAAGGGACGGTAGCGGCAGCAGCGGTGGAACCAACGGAGGCAGCGGCGGCGATGGTGCCGGGTGGCTGCGACCTATGGACGCGGAGCAGCTGCGGGAGTGCGGCCACCGgatggtggatttcgtcgccgACTACTACAAATCCATCGAGACCTTCCCCGTCCTCAGCCAAGTGCAGGCACGTGCCTACTGTCCCCAAATCTGAATATACAACCTGCGGCTTGATATATACAGGGCCTGTTTGGATGGGCTAGAGCTGTTACTAGTTGGCTAAAAATTAGCTAAGGTTGGCTAGATAGTTGACTAACAATTAGTTAAAGACTTGGCCAAAAAAATTAGCCCACCTATTAGCCTCTAGAGCTAATTTGAGCTAAAGTTAGCTTGCTACTAATTAGCTCATGGTATCCAAAATTCTGAACATGACCATAGTGTGTCTCAATCGGATGGGTCTCTGTCAAGTGTCAACCTGCCTGCCTGTGTTCCATTGTGCTATTGTAGGGTAGTATCATTATGCAtccatgttttaaatagcgagctAAGACCAAGGTGTTTAGCGTTTTATAAACTGTAATTAGCGTACTTTAGCGGCAAAATTGTGCATGAACGTAAATAGCGGCACAATTTTTTTCAAGCTATTTCGAGCTATAGCGGCAAAAATAGCGAGCTATTTGTTTCCATGTTATGCATTGTTGTTCTATTATTACATCCACCACTTAGAATTAGAATTCGGATGGTGCTCCCTCCTCCCGAGCACCCCCTACGAGCGACTCGGGGGCGACACTGTCGCCGTCTAACACCTCCACTCCCCAGCCCCGCCTTAGAATCATGAAATGGTGTCTTCGACGTTAAAATCATGAAATGGTGAAACTTCCATTAATGATTGACCGAGGAATTTGTTTGCAGCCAGGATATCTAAAGGAACTTCTACCGGATACTGCTCCAAACAAACCTGATACATTGGAGGCCCTTTTTGATGGTAATAATGTTTCCTTCTGCTCCACTTTCAAGTAACATTATAATTCACACTTTCCATATTCTGCTCCAAGCAAACAATAATGTTTAAGCATAGAGCTAGAACCCTTTACTTCGTCTACTCTGATTTATGATAAATGCTATATAATATGCACAGATATACGAGAGAAGATAGTACCAGGAGTTACACATTGGCAAAGTCCAAATTACTTCGCCTATTATCCTTCCAATAGCAGCACTGCTGGCTTCCTTGGGGAGATGCTTAGTGCAGCCTTTAACATAGTCGGATTCAGTTGGATAACCTCTCCTGCTGCAACTGAGCTAGAGGTTATTGTCTTGGATTGGTTTGCCAAAATGCTTAGGCTCCCAAGTCAGTTCCTGTCAACTGGTAAGTGTTCAATAAAATTttgtttcaaagatgcatgctaTTTGAAATGTTTGGTCATGTCAACACAAAATATTAGTTGGTTCTCTTTTTAATATTGTATCACCTCCTTATTAAATTATACCTCAGCTTTCAAAAGAAAAGAACTAAATTAAATGTGCTAGTTGAGAAACTAAGAGCGTTGTGGGTTAGGGTGatataatatattaatatatttaaGTTACATATGCGATACGAAAACTAATACATACTAATATTTTGTCTGGTATATAACATCATCTTCTGAATAGAAAAGGCCTGCATATTTATGTTGCTTGCTCTAATCAGGCATTCAGAGTTACTTTTGTTGTTGCATCTTTGCAGCACTTGGTGGAGGTGTAATCCAGGGCACTGCTAGTGAAGCAGTTCTTGTTGTCCTTTTGGCTGCACGAGACAGGACTTTGAGGAAGCATGGGAAGACGTCCCTTGAAAAACTAGTAGTCTATGCATCAGATCAGACACATTCTGCTCTCCAAAAGGCATGCCAGGTATTTGAATGTCACTTGTGAATAAAATAGCTAGCTACCGAAAAATTCTGATTATGTGTTGGATACTGCACACATTGTGATCATTGTGTTAAACGAAGGGGACTATCAGTCATGTATAGTTTTAAACTTCTTTTCTGCTTTTTGAGCTGACATGCTTCTGATTATAGATTGCTGGGATTTTCCCAGAGAATGTGAGATTGGTGAAGGCTGATTGCAATAGAAACTATGCTGTTGCACCTCTAGCCATTAGTGACGCCATTGCCACAGACTTGTCATCTGGCTTAATACCATTTTTCATCTGTGCAACAGTAAGTAATAAGCACCACTTTCTTCATATGCAAACTTCCTAGAGTAGACCTTGAAATACTTTTTTGTGAGTTTGATCATTGCCATTTAACTTGAGTTATATTTGTTTAATTTCTCAAAAGTCACATTCAGATATTACATAAAATTCAGTTAATCTTATTAGGTCATGTTTGTCACCTTGAATAATTCGAACTCAACCATGTCTTCAACAATAAAATTTGTTGCTTTTTTAGGCATGGTTCAGGTTAGGCAAATTGAAATCCTTTTGTAATGCCATAATACATTCGTTTAGTTGATTGCTGTTTTTGAGATCCATGCAAAATAAAATAATGGTGATAGcttttagatttgaaatttatAGATTCAAACTGTGTTGAAATTAACTATTTACTTGTTAGTATTGAATTATTTTGACTTTGACTCGCTTACATCCATGACTCATGTAAATAAATGGAAGAGTTATCTTTTGGTTCATTACTGTTGGAGTATAGGAGTGAGTATTGGCCCATGTGGCTAGGCctatgaggcccatgtatgctATACTATATTGCTAC encodes:
- the LOC8057946 gene encoding tyrosine decarboxylase 1, with protein sequence MDGSGSSGGTNGGSGGDGAGWLRPMDAEQLRECGHRMVDFVADYYKSIETFPVLSQVQPGYLKELLPDTAPNKPDTLEALFDDIREKIVPGVTHWQSPNYFAYYPSNSSTAGFLGEMLSAAFNIVGFSWITSPAATELEVIVLDWFAKMLRLPSQFLSTALGGGVIQGTASEAVLVVLLAARDRTLRKHGKTSLEKLVVYASDQTHSALQKACQIAGIFPENVRLVKADCNRNYAVAPLAISDAIATDLSSGLIPFFICATVGTTSSSAVDPLPELGQIAKANDMWLHIDAAYAGSACICPEYRHHLNGVEEADSFNMNAHKWFLTNFDCSLLWVKDRSYLIQSLSTNPEFLKNKASEANSVFDFKDWQIPLGRRFRSLKLWMVLRLYGVENLQSYIRKHIELAKEFEQLVISDSRFEVVTPRTFSLVCFRLVPLASDQDNGRKLNYDLMDAANSSGKIFISHTVLSGKFVLRFAVGAPLTEGQHIFSAWKILQDLATKQLLESS